A portion of the Clostridia bacterium genome contains these proteins:
- a CDS encoding WG repeat-containing protein: MKNYKFVVPIVLVALFILSIYMLYDTKANALLQYNEYLKLARDYRKQDIQVDAEENYIKALSINPHIELYIEIGQFYKESEQIKKATEWGNTIINKYPMEIIGYEFLMDLYIKQADYVASFKLLDIIEKRNLSSTLVDELISEIEYEYFFNHEFSDVGIYSMGLCPVKIEDKWGYVDLTGKKVIGNKFIEAGYHSGQLAPVIDSNGQAYFIDTNGNKRKVVLDLKNVRKLGLIENGVFSLYNGSSWGFYNDDNEHIFGEYEEVSAMGNGVAAVMKDNNWSLVDRDGKALSPFTYDGVVMDDKLVVSRYDRVFVYSDYYYHLIDTKGNSITNQKFQDARIFNDDTYAAVKIDGQWGFVDLDGNIKIEPKYEDARSFSNGYAAIKFAGKWGFIDMDNNIVIDPQFDDAKDFNVAGCVFVLQNQEWRLLRLFKYNH, translated from the coding sequence ATGAAGAATTACAAGTTTGTAGTCCCTATTGTCTTGGTAGCTTTGTTCATTTTATCGATCTACATGCTCTATGACACAAAAGCCAATGCTTTATTGCAATATAATGAGTACTTGAAGCTGGCACGTGATTATAGGAAACAAGATATACAAGTAGATGCAGAGGAAAACTATATTAAAGCACTTAGCATTAATCCTCATATAGAGCTGTATATAGAGATAGGTCAGTTCTATAAAGAATCAGAACAAATAAAAAAAGCTACAGAGTGGGGTAATACAATTATCAATAAATATCCAATGGAGATTATCGGCTATGAATTTTTAATGGATTTATATATCAAGCAAGCTGATTATGTAGCAAGCTTTAAGCTCTTGGATATTATTGAAAAAAGAAACCTATCCTCTACTCTTGTTGACGAATTGATAAGTGAAATAGAGTATGAATATTTTTTTAACCATGAGTTTAGTGATGTAGGGATATACAGTATGGGTCTTTGTCCAGTTAAAATCGAAGATAAATGGGGTTATGTCGATTTAACAGGTAAAAAAGTGATAGGTAATAAGTTTATAGAAGCAGGCTATCATTCTGGACAACTAGCTCCAGTTATAGATAGTAACGGGCAAGCATATTTTATTGATACTAATGGAAACAAAAGAAAGGTAGTACTAGATTTAAAGAACGTAAGAAAACTAGGGCTTATTGAAAATGGTGTGTTCTCGCTATATAACGGTAGTTCATGGGGCTTTTATAATGATGACAATGAGCATATTTTTGGTGAATACGAAGAAGTCTCAGCCATGGGCAATGGTGTTGCGGCCGTTATGAAGGACAATAATTGGTCCCTGGTTGACCGTGATGGTAAGGCCTTGTCACCATTTACCTATGATGGAGTAGTCATGGACGACAAGCTTGTAGTGAGTAGATATGATCGTGTATTTGTATACTCTGACTACTATTATCACTTAATCGATACAAAGGGTAATAGTATTACTAATCAAAAGTTCCAAGATGCACGTATTTTCAACGATGACACATATGCAGCAGTTAAGATAGATGGACAATGGGGGTTTGTAGATTTAGATGGGAACATAAAAATAGAGCCTAAATATGAGGATGCAAGAAGCTTTTCCAATGGCTACGCCGCCATAAAATTTGCTGGCAAATGGGGATTTATAGATATGGACAATAACATAGTTATTGATCCACAATTTGATGATGCAAAGGACTTTAATGTAGCTGGCTGTGTCTTCGTACTTCAGAATCAAGAGTGGAGACTACTGCGCTTATTTAAATATAATCATTAA